In the genome of Kitasatospora cathayae, one region contains:
- a CDS encoding Lrp/AsnC family transcriptional regulator produces the protein MPNNPQARRAPVDDVDRAIIRALADNARLPNNALAATVGIAPSTCLTRVRALQERGIIRGFRAELDPAAIGLPLQAMISVRLRAHTREQNESFRSSAPDLPGVLAVFHMAGSDDYLLHVGVAGPEALRDFVVDHLTTHPAVAQTRTNLIFEQIPGRRYLAPEH, from the coding sequence ATGCCGAACAATCCGCAGGCCCGCCGGGCACCGGTCGACGACGTGGACCGGGCGATCATCCGCGCCCTGGCCGACAACGCCCGCCTCCCCAACAACGCCCTCGCGGCCACCGTCGGCATCGCCCCCTCGACCTGCCTGACCCGCGTCCGGGCGCTCCAGGAACGCGGCATCATCCGCGGTTTCCGGGCCGAACTCGACCCCGCCGCGATCGGGCTGCCGCTCCAGGCGATGATCTCGGTACGGCTGCGCGCCCACACCCGCGAGCAGAACGAGAGCTTCCGCAGCAGCGCCCCCGACCTGCCCGGCGTGCTGGCCGTCTTCCACATGGCCGGCTCCGACGACTACCTGCTGCACGTCGGCGTCGCCGGCCCCGAGGCCCTGCGCGACTTCGTCGTGGACCACCTCACCACCCACCCGGCGGTGGCCCAGACCCGCACCAACCTGATCTTCGAGCAGATACCGGGCCGCCGCTACCTCGCCCCGGAGCACTGA
- a CDS encoding SflA family class IV lanthipeptide: protein MPGTMIEEIRDAGPLLVDDETILFEDDDRADREATACLADPWVTATTRFACDFNS, encoded by the coding sequence ATGCCCGGAACCATGATCGAGGAGATCCGCGACGCGGGTCCGCTGCTGGTCGATGACGAGACCATCCTGTTCGAGGACGACGACCGCGCCGACCGCGAGGCCACGGCGTGTCTGGCCGACCCCTGGGTGACGGCCACCACCCGGTTCGCCTGCGACTTCAACTCCTGA